The Halorubrum salinarum genome segment CGACCGGGGTGGCCTCGTAGCCGCGGCGCCCGGCGACCTCGGCCTTGTCGACCAGGCCGGCCGCGCGGAACTCGGAGAGCGCGCCGTGGAGGTCGGACTCGCACATGTCGGCCGCGTCGAGGAGGTCGATAGCGGCGATCGGCCCCTCGTCGACGACCACCGCGAGCAGGCCGAGCGACCGGTCGTCGCGGACAGCGCCGAGCGTCCGACGGACCGGTTCCGGCACGCCGGAGGCGGCGGTCGCGAGCGGCGACTCGCCGTCGACGACCCGGAGGTCGTCGTTGTCGACGTACCGCTCCGCGCCGGTCGCCGGGTCCCGCACGCGGCTCGACTCGGCGGAGCGCTTCACGAGGAGGTACGTCTCGCCGTCGCCGTCGCGGACCGTCTGCATGGTCGAAGGAGGGCGCTCGCCGGGTATTACGCTTCCGGGGGCGCCGCGTCGGGGTCGGGGTCGCGGCCGTCCGCCTCGGACCCCGGATCGCCGTCGCCCTCCCCGTCGGCCTCGTCTCGCGACCGCTTCCACGACCGGTACGTCTGGTAGGTGCGGACGCCGGCCAGGAGCCCGACGACGAACAGGGCCGGACCGACCCGCGACCAGCCCTCGAAGAACCACACCATCGGGCCGAGCGCGACGAGGAGGACGGCGGCGTTGGCGTAGATGACGGCGACGACGAACGCGCGGAGGGTGCCCTGGTCCACGTCGCTCGCGCCCTCGAAGTCGCCGCCGTCGTCGAACGACTTCACCGAGGGCGCCCGCGGAATGTCGGGCGTCATCTCCCGCTCGGCGTCGGAGCTCTCGCCGACCGAGATCTCGCCCTCGTCGTCCTCGTCGAGGCTGAACACGCCCGGCCGTACGCCGCGCCGGGGCAAAGGGGTTCCGTCCGGACGCGGCGCCGCGGCTGCTGGCGAGCGAGTGCGGTGCGGCGGGGCGGCGGACGGCAGTAGAAGGGCCGCGTCAGACCGCGTCGGCGAGCCGGACGGTTCGGCTCGCCTCGACCCACGCGAGGGGGTTCGCGGCGTCGAAAAGCACCACGTTCCCGTCGTCTTCGTACGCCTCCACCTCGGCGTCGACCGCGTCGGAGTCGGCCGGGCGAGCCACCTCGGATTCGGAGCGTGGGTCCGAAGACATGGACCGTGGTAAGTCATCACACATTATATGCCTTTCCGTGGCGGGATAGCTCGCCGCACCCGAAAGCCGAGTTTTTTAGCCGGGTGCCGCCGAAGGGCGGATATGACTCAGTCGGGGCTGTCGGACTTCTCGTCGATCGGGGACGCGGGCGACGGGGCCGACGGCGACACGGACACCGAACGGGAGGAGCTGGCCGCCCAGGAGGCGGCCGTCGTCGCCGGCGGCGGCCGCGGTCACGTCAGCGACGTGGTCGACGTCGACGAGGCGAAGTTCCCGGAGTCGACGGGGACCGTCGAGCTGATGATCACCCAGATCGACTACGCCGTCGAGGGGTACGGGAGCGACGAGTACCCGGTCGTCCACGTGTTCGGTCGGCGGCCGGCCGAGGACGTCGACGGGGAGGCCGAAGGCGTCGACGGCGACCCGGACCACGACGTCGTCGAACACCTCCGCGTCCTGGGCGTCGAGCCGTACTTCTACGTGCCCACCGCCGACCTCGACCGCGACCCCGTCGAGGAGTACGACGTGGTGATCGGGACCCGCGAGGAGAGCCCGGACGGCGAGCCCTTCGAGAGCATCCGCGGCGAGCCGCTCACCCGGATCGTCACCCGGACGCCCCGCGACGTGGGGAACATCCGGGACGACTTCGAGACGAGCTTCGAGGCCGACATCCTGTTCCCGAACCGCTTCCTGATCGACAACGGGATCAACGGCGGAATCCGCGTCGAGGAGCGGCGCCTCGACGACGGGGAGGGGACGATCCAGGTCCACGAGGGCCACCTCGAACCCGCCGAGGTCGACGCCGACCTCCGCGTGAACACCTTCGACATCGAGGTCGACGACCGGCGCGGCTTCCCCGAGGACGGCGAGGAGCCGATCATCTGTCTCACCAGCCATGACTCCTACGACGACGAGTACGTCGTCTGGCTGTACGACGCGCCCGAGGCCGACATCCCGCCGCCAGAGGACCTCCCCGACTACGAGGGGATCGTCGGCGGCGACGGGGAGCTGGACTTCCGGGTCCGCACCTTCGAGGAGGAGGCCGCGATGCTCGACGCGTTCGTCGAGTACATCGACGAGACGGACCCGGACCTCCTGACCGGCTGGAACTTCGAGGACTTCGACATGCCGTACGTGTTCGACCGCATGGAGGTGCTCGACGACGGGAGCCAGTACGACCTCGACGTCGACCGGCTCTCCCGGATCGGCGAGGTGTGGCGCTCCGGGTGGGGCGGTCCGGACGTGAAGGGACGGGTCGTCTTCGACCTGCTGTACGCCTACAAGCGCACGATGTTCACCGAGCTGGAGTCGTACCGGCTCGACGCGGTCGGCGAGCGCGAGCTCGGCGTCGGGAAGGAGCGCTACACGGGCGACATCGGCGACCTCTGGGAGCAGGACCCGGAGCGCCTGCTGGAGTACAGCATCCGCGACGTGGAGCTGTGCGTCGAGATCGACCGGAAGCAGGACGTGATCGCCTTCTGGGACGAGGTGCGGACCTTCGTCGGCTGCAAGATCGAGGACGCGCCGACGCCCGGCGACACGGTCGACATGTACGTCCTCCACAAGGCGTTCGGGAAGTTCGCGCTCCCGACGAAGGGCCAACAGGAGTCGGAGGAGTTCGAGGGCGGGGCGGTCTTCGACCCGATCACCGGCGTCAAGGAGATGGTGACGGTCCAGGACCTGAAGAGCCTCTACCCGATGTGCATGGTGACGATCAACGCCGGCCCGGAGACGAAGGTCGACCCCGCGTCGTACGACGGCGAGACGTACGTCGCGCCCAACGGGACCCACTTCCGGAAGGAGCCGGACGGCATCATGCGCGAGATGGTCGACGAGCTGCTCTCCGAGCGCGAGGAGAAGAAGGCGCTCCGGAACGACCACGACCCCGGGACCGAGCCGTACGAGCAGTACGACCGGCAGCAGGGAGCTGTCAAGGTTATTATGAACTCACTCTACGGCGTGACGGGGTGGGATCGGTTCCGTCTTTACGACAAAGAGGGCGCAGCAGCCGTCACAGCGACCGGTCGCGAAGTCATCGACTTTACCGAGGAGGCCGCAGAAGAGCTTAATTATCAGGTTGCTTATGGGGATACCGATTCGGTCATGTTGTCTCTTTCTGACATGTCGAAGGAGGAGGCGATAGAGACCTCCTTCGAGATAGAGGACCACATCAACGAGCGCTACGACGACTTCGCGCGCGAAGAGCTCAACGCCGACGAACACCGCTTCCAGATCGAGTTCGAGAAGCTCTACCGGCGGTTCTTCCAGGCGGGCAAGAAGAAGCGGTACGCGGGTCACATCGTCTGGAAGGAGGGGAAAGACGTCGACGACATCGACATCACCGGCTTCGAGTACAAGCGCTCGGACATCGCCGGCATCACGAAGGAGGTCCAGCAGAACGTCATCGAGACCATCGTCACGGGCGACGACATCGACGACGACATGGAGGAGGTCAAGGAGTACCTCGTCGACGTCATCGCGCGGGTGCTCGACGGCGACGTGGACCTCGACGAGGTCGGGATCCCCGGCGGCATCGGCAAGAAGCTCGACGCCTACGACACGCCGACCGCGCAGGTCCGCGGCGCGAAGTACGCCAACCTCATGCTCGGGACGAACTTCGGCAGCGGGTCGAAGCCGAAGCGGCTCTACATCGAGAAGGTCCACCCGGACTTCTGGGCGCGGATGGAAGACGAGGAGGGGCTCGACCCCCAGCGGGACCACCTCTACGGGGAGTTCAAACGCGACCCGGACGTGATCTGCTTCGAGTACGCCGACCAGGTCCCCGACGAGTTCGAGGTCGACTGGGAGAAGATGCTCGACAAGACCCTCAAAGGACCGATAGAGCGCGTGATAGAGGCGCTCGGCATGTCGTGGGAGGAGGTCAAGACGGGCCAAGAGCAGACGGGGCTCGGCTCGTTCATGTGACCGACGGCGAGGCGAAACGCCGGTCGTCGAAAGCACTTTTCGATCGGAAGAAAATTTCTTGGTCGATCTGCGATTTTTGAGGCGGAGATGCGTAACCGTTAACCCCCGCAACACCCACTGTTCGCACACGAGGCACGAGAACACAATGGCAACTCTCGAAATCAACGACCTTCGGGCACGAGTGGCCGAAGAGGGCGGTGAACGGATCCTTCGCGGCGTCGACCTGACCGTCGAGTCCGGGGACATCCACGCGCTGATGGGTCCCAACGGCTCGGGCAAGTCGACGCTGGCGAAGGTGATCGCCGGCCATCCGGCCTACGAGGTGACCGACGGGTCAATCTCCCTCCACCTCGACGAGGAAGACGTCGCCGACGTGGACGCCGACCTCGACGACGAGGATTACCACTGGGAGCTCCTGGAGCTGGAGCCGAACGAGCGCGCCGCGCTCGGCATCTTCCTCGGCTTCCAGTACCCCGCTGAGATCGAGGGCGTCACCATGACGAACTTCCTCCGCCAGGCCCTCAACGCGAAGGCCGACGAGCGCGAGGAGCTGTTCGAGGACGAGGACGAGGAGTCGGCCGAGGCCGACGAGGACGACGAGGGGTACGAGACCTCCCCGATGGAGGGGCCCGCGGACGACGGCGAGATCGGCGTCGCCGAGTTCCAGGAGATCCTCTCCGAGAAGATGGAGCTGCTCGACATGGACGAGAAGTTCATGCAGCGGTACCTCAACGCCGGCTTCTCCGGCGGCGAGAAGAAGCAGAACGAGGTCCTCCAGGCCGCGATGTTAGAGCCGTCGGTCGCCGTGCTCGACGAGATCGACTCCGGGCTCGACATCGACCGCCTGAAGGACGTCTCGAAGGGGATCAACGCGCTCCGCGACGAGCAGGGCACGGGCATCCTCCAGATCACCCACTACCAGCGCATCCTCGACTACGTCGAGCCCGACCACGTCCACGTCATGCTCGACGGCGAAGTCGTCAAGAGCGGCGGCGCGGAGCTCGCCGAGAAGCTGGAGGACGAGGGGTACGACTGGGTCCGCGAGGACGCCTTCGAGGCGGCGTAACCGAATGCGGGCACGCGACACACGTAAACACGGGAATCCGTAACAATACACTATGAGTTCACAACAGGACGACCTCAAGGAGACAGACACCGAGGCCCGCTTCGAGTTCAAGAAGGAGGAGAAGTCCGCCTTCAAAAGCGAGAAGGGCCTCACCGAGGAGACGGTCCGCGTCATCTCGGAGGACAAGGACGAACCGGAGTGGATGTTAGAGCGCCGCCTGCGTGCGCTCGAGCAGTTCCAAGAGATGCCGATGCCGACCGACTGGCCCGGGCAGCCGGACCTCTCGGAGGTCGACATCGACGAGATCGTTCCCTACATCCGCCCGGACATCGAGACCCGCGGCGGCGCGGACAGCTGGGAGGACCTCCCCGAGGAGATCCAGGACACCTTCGACAAGCTGGGCATCCCGGAGGCCGAGAAGAACGCGCTCTCGGGCGTCGGCGCGCAGTACGAGTCCGAGATCGTCTACCAGAACATGCAGGAGCGGTGGGAGGAGAAGGGCGTCATCTTCTGTGACATGGACAAGGCCGTCCAGGAGCACGAGGAGATCGTCCGCGAGCACTTCATGACGAAGTGCGTCCCCCCGAGCGACAACAAGTTCGCGGCGCTTCACGGCGCCATCTGGTCCGGCGGCTCGTTCGTCTACGTCCCGGAGAACACCACCGTGGAGATGCCGGTCCAGGCGTACTTCCGGATGAACTCCGAGGGGATGGGCCAGTTCGAGCACACGCTCATCATCGCGGAGGAGGGCTCCGAGGTCCACTACATCGAGGGCTGTTCCGCCCCGAAGTACTCGGCGTTCAACCTCCACTCGGGCGGCGTGGAAGTGTTCGTCGGCGAGGACGCCCACGTCCAGTACTCGACCGTCCAGAACTGGTCGAAGAACACGTACAACCTGAACACGAAGCGCGCCATCGCCGAGAAGGGCGGGCGCATGGAGTGGATATCCGGGTCGATGGGGTCGAAGGCGACGATGCTGTACCCGTCGACGATCCTGAAGGGCCGCGGCGCCTCCGACAACCACATCACCATCGCCTTCGCGGGCGAGGGGCAGGACATCGACACCGGCGCGAAGGTGTACCACAACGCGCCGAACACGAAGTCCACCGTCGAGTCGAAGTCGATCGCGAAGGACGGCGGCCGCACCAACTACCGCGGCCTCGTCCACATCGCGGACGGCGCGGAGAACTCCTCGACGGCCGTGGAGTGCGACGCGCTGATGTTCGACAACGAGTCGACCTCCGACACGATGCCGTACATGGAGATCAACGAGTCGAAGGTCGACGTCGCCCACGAGGCGACCGTCGGGAAGATCGGCGACGAGGACATCTTCTACCTCCAGTCGCGCGGTCTCGACGACGACGACGCCAAGCAGATGATCGTCTCGGGCTTCATCGAGCCGATCACGGAGGAGCTGCCGATCGAGTACGCCGTCGAGCTGAACCGGCTCGTCGAGCTGGAGATGGAGGGTTCGCTCGGATAACATGAGCACGAAGCAACTAGAGAGCCTCTCGGAGGAGACGGTACGACGCATCGCCGACGAACGCGACGAGCCCGAGTGGCTCCTGGAGACCCGGCTGAACGCGCTGTCCGCGCTGGAGACCGCGGAGCTGCCCGACGTCATCCAGACGCCGGGGCGCCGCTGGACCGACCTGGAGGCGCTGGACTTCGAGGCGCTCGTCGACCCGCTGAACCAGGCCGACGAGACCGAGCGGACCGCGGGCGACGACGAGGTCGTCGTCCTGCCGTTCACCGAGGCGCTCGCCGAGTACGGCGACGTGATCGAGGCGAACTTCGGCTCCGTCCTCGACCCCGAACACAACTACCTCACCGCGCTTTCGGTCGCGCTCTTCACCACCGGGACGTTCGTCTACGTCCCCGAGGGCGTCGACGTCGAGGACGTGACGGTGCGCGCGGAGATGAACTCCCGCTCGCTGTTCAGCCAGACGCTCGTCGTCGCCGAGGAGTCGTCGTCGGTGACGATCCTCGAGTCGATCGAGACCGGTGACGCCGAGGTCGACGACGACCGGTACTTCTCGAACCTCGTCGAGGTCGTCGCGGGCGAGAACGCGAACGTCCAGTTCGGCTCGCTCCAGAACCTCGACGCGGACGCGTACACCTACTCGCTGAAGCGCGGCGTGACGGACACCTACGCGACGATCGACTGGATCGAGAGCAACTTCGGCTCGAAGCTCACCCGGTCCGACATCGAGACCGACCTGAACGGCGACGGCTCCGAGAGCCAGATCGTCGGGACGTTCTTCGGCACGGACGACCAGCACTTCGACATCAACGCCCGCGTGTGGCACCAGGCCGAGCAGACGACCGCCGACCTGGTCACCCGCGGCGTGCTCGACGACGTCGCCCGCTCCGTCTACGAGGGCGTCCAGGACGTCGGCGAGGACGCGTGGAACACCTCCAGCTACCAGCGCGAGAACACGCTGATGCTGTCGGACGACGCCGAGGCGGACGCGTCGCCGAAGCTGATCATCCACAACCACGACACCGAGGCCTCCCACTCCGCGACGGTCGGGCAGGTCGACGCCGAGGACCTGTTCTACCTCGAGAGCCGCTCGATCGACTCGCGGACGGCCCGGAACATGCTCGTCGAGGGCTTCTTCGTGCCCGTCTTAGAGGAGATCGCGGTCGACGAGTTCCGCGACGACGTCGAGGAGCTCGTCTTCGAGCGCCTCCAGTAACGGTCGGCGCTCGCGGCCCGCCCGCCGAACGGATTTTTTCGACGCCCGACGCGCCGACTGAGCGACCGGCGCGCGAGGGGAACCGCTTAAGACCGACGACGCCCGAGTCGGTGGTATGCGAACCCGCGTATCGCGCCGTCTCGGGTGGTCGCGGTGAGCGTGAGCCAGCGGGTCGCCTCCGACGACCAGCTCGCGCGGCTGCTCCAGATCGGCATCGTGCTCGAGGAGGTCGTCGAAGCGCGAACGCACCGCCACTACCAGCAGCTGGACGCCGAGCTCGACGAGGAGGTGGAGACGCTGCTCGCGGACGCCGCCGAGGAGTCGGCCGACCACCGCGAGCGCTTGGAGGCGCTCATCGAGGGGCTCGGCGTCGACAGCGTCCCGTTCGACGAGATCGAGTCGCTGGTCGACGCCCGCTACGGGCGGACGCGACCGGAGGACTTCGACGACGTGCTGTACGACCAGCTGTGCAACGAGGAGACGGCGTACAAGTTCTACGACGACCTCATCGAGGCGATCGAGGACTCCGACGCGGCGTTCTCGATCGACCGCGATGAGCTGATCGCGACCCTGACGGCGATCCGCGACGAGGAGGCCGAGGGAGTGCGCGAGGTCACGGAGGTCATGGAGCGCCGATGAACCGGGCAGACGAGTCGCCGACGAGCGCCGACGGAGGACAGCCGTGAACACCGCAGATCAGTACCTCAAGACGATATACGTCGTACAGGACGAAGAGGACGGGCCCGCCTCGACCGGGTCGATCGCCGACGCGCTCGGCGTCAGCCCGGCCAGCGCCAACGAGATGATCGGCAAGCTCGAAGAGCGGGGGCTCGCAGAACACGAGAAGTACAAGGGCGTGCGTCTCACCGACGACGGCATCGTCCGCGCGCGGGACGCCCTCCAGACGTACTGTATCATCGAGCGCTTCCTCGCCAACGTCCTCGCGGTCGAGGACTTCCAGGCGGAGGCCCGCGAGCTTGAGGCGGTCATCGACGACACGGTGGCCGAGCGGCTCGACACGATCATCGACCGCCAGCCGGAGTGTCCGGACTGTTTCGACCCCGAGACCGACGCCTGCGCGTGCTTAGAGGTCGCGGCGGCGCCGGTCGAGCCGGAACAGCAGTAAGGACCGCCGCGGGGGACCGTTTTAGACGCCGGTCGAGTACCGCAGGATACCCGCGATGCCGCCGAACGCGTCGAGCAGCTGCTCGCCCTTCTCGAAGTCCGTCGAGATGAACCGCGTCTCGGTGCCGCGCTGCTCCGCGATGGCCATCAGGTGTTCGATGACGTCCTCGCGCTCCTCGACGGCCGCCTCGTCGCCGCACTCGCTACACTCGTGGTCGGGCGTCGAGTGGCGGGCGTCGACGATCTCGTACTCCTCGTGGCCGTTCGGACACTCGTAGACGACGACGTCCGAGCGGAGGTCCTCGGAGATGAGCAGGCGGTCGACCGACCCCATGATCAGGTTCCGGCGGGTCTGTTCGAACCCGTAGGTGGCCTCCTGCCCGGTGTTGAGCTTCTCGAAGAACTCCTCCATGTCGTTTTTGTCCTGGACGATCTCCTGGTCCGCGAGCGCCTCCTGGCCCGCGTCGACGAGGTCCTTCAGCCCGGACTCGTCGGTGTAGGCCACGTCGAACTTGCCGAGGACCTTGTCCTGAAGCTCGTGGTGGAGGTAGTCGCCGTCGAGGAACTCGTCTTTCGTCGGCGAGGGGCCGCCGACGAGGATGCCGTCGAGCTCGTGGCGCCTGTCGACGAACAGGTCGTTGGCCATCCCCGCGACCTCCTGGTAGAAGTTGTCGATGGCCTCCAAGCGCAGGCGGGCGAACCGCTGTGCGGACTGACCCCCCTTCCGCTGTTTGCCGGGGACGAGCGAGGAGGCGGACTTGACGGGCTCGACGCGTTTCCCCTTCAGCCAGCCGACGTTCGCCTCGCGGCGGTCCAAGACGATGAGCCCGAACAGCCCGGAGTCTTCGAGCATGTGCTCGAGCGGCTCGGTGAGGAACTCCGAGTCGCAGTGGTACCGGAACGACTCGACGGGCTGGGGCGGCGACTCCAGCGTCCGGGTGACCATGTCGGTCTGTCCGCCGCCCGCGTCGATGGCGCCGGAGAAGATCACCAGCCCGTTCTCGGGCGGGAAGGTGTCGTAGTAGCGCAGTCGGTCCTTGATCGAGGTGAGCGCGTCCTGAACGGCGGTCCGGGTCTGCTTGGACTTGATGTTCGACGCCTCGCTGTGCTCCTGGGTAACGTGGGCCACCACGTCGGAGATCTGCCTGTCTTCGGGGATGTAGATGGTGACGA includes the following:
- a CDS encoding DUF7331 family protein — protein: MSSDPRSESEVARPADSDAVDAEVEAYEDDGNVVLFDAANPLAWVEASRTVRLADAV
- the prf1 gene encoding peptide chain release factor aRF-1, with product MSSDAQEANEDRRKYEFRKVIEELKDYEGSGTQLVTIYIPEDRQISDVVAHVTQEHSEASNIKSKQTRTAVQDALTSIKDRLRYYDTFPPENGLVIFSGAIDAGGGQTDMVTRTLESPPQPVESFRYHCDSEFLTEPLEHMLEDSGLFGLIVLDRREANVGWLKGKRVEPVKSASSLVPGKQRKGGQSAQRFARLRLEAIDNFYQEVAGMANDLFVDRRHELDGILVGGPSPTKDEFLDGDYLHHELQDKVLGKFDVAYTDESGLKDLVDAGQEALADQEIVQDKNDMEEFFEKLNTGQEATYGFEQTRRNLIMGSVDRLLISEDLRSDVVVYECPNGHEEYEIVDARHSTPDHECSECGDEAAVEEREDVIEHLMAIAEQRGTETRFISTDFEKGEQLLDAFGGIAGILRYSTGV
- a CDS encoding DUF7322 domain-containing protein, which encodes MFSLDEDDEGEISVGESSDAEREMTPDIPRAPSVKSFDDGGDFEGASDVDQGTLRAFVVAVIYANAAVLLVALGPMVWFFEGWSRVGPALFVVGLLAGVRTYQTYRSWKRSRDEADGEGDGDPGSEADGRDPDPDAAPPEA
- a CDS encoding DNA-directed DNA polymerase encodes the protein MTQSGLSDFSSIGDAGDGADGDTDTEREELAAQEAAVVAGGGRGHVSDVVDVDEAKFPESTGTVELMITQIDYAVEGYGSDEYPVVHVFGRRPAEDVDGEAEGVDGDPDHDVVEHLRVLGVEPYFYVPTADLDRDPVEEYDVVIGTREESPDGEPFESIRGEPLTRIVTRTPRDVGNIRDDFETSFEADILFPNRFLIDNGINGGIRVEERRLDDGEGTIQVHEGHLEPAEVDADLRVNTFDIEVDDRRGFPEDGEEPIICLTSHDSYDDEYVVWLYDAPEADIPPPEDLPDYEGIVGGDGELDFRVRTFEEEAAMLDAFVEYIDETDPDLLTGWNFEDFDMPYVFDRMEVLDDGSQYDLDVDRLSRIGEVWRSGWGGPDVKGRVVFDLLYAYKRTMFTELESYRLDAVGERELGVGKERYTGDIGDLWEQDPERLLEYSIRDVELCVEIDRKQDVIAFWDEVRTFVGCKIEDAPTPGDTVDMYVLHKAFGKFALPTKGQQESEEFEGGAVFDPITGVKEMVTVQDLKSLYPMCMVTINAGPETKVDPASYDGETYVAPNGTHFRKEPDGIMREMVDELLSEREEKKALRNDHDPGTEPYEQYDRQQGAVKVIMNSLYGVTGWDRFRLYDKEGAAAVTATGREVIDFTEEAAEELNYQVAYGDTDSVMLSLSDMSKEEAIETSFEIEDHINERYDDFAREELNADEHRFQIEFEKLYRRFFQAGKKKRYAGHIVWKEGKDVDDIDITGFEYKRSDIAGITKEVQQNVIETIVTGDDIDDDMEEVKEYLVDVIARVLDGDVDLDEVGIPGGIGKKLDAYDTPTAQVRGAKYANLMLGTNFGSGSKPKRLYIEKVHPDFWARMEDEEGLDPQRDHLYGEFKRDPDVICFEYADQVPDEFEVDWEKMLDKTLKGPIERVIEALGMSWEEVKTGQEQTGLGSFM
- a CDS encoding ABC transporter ATP-binding protein, which encodes MATLEINDLRARVAEEGGERILRGVDLTVESGDIHALMGPNGSGKSTLAKVIAGHPAYEVTDGSISLHLDEEDVADVDADLDDEDYHWELLELEPNERAALGIFLGFQYPAEIEGVTMTNFLRQALNAKADEREELFEDEDEESAEADEDDEGYETSPMEGPADDGEIGVAEFQEILSEKMELLDMDEKFMQRYLNAGFSGGEKKQNEVLQAAMLEPSVAVLDEIDSGLDIDRLKDVSKGINALRDEQGTGILQITHYQRILDYVEPDHVHVMLDGEVVKSGGAELAEKLEDEGYDWVREDAFEAA
- the sufD gene encoding Fe-S cluster assembly protein SufD, whose amino-acid sequence is MSTKQLESLSEETVRRIADERDEPEWLLETRLNALSALETAELPDVIQTPGRRWTDLEALDFEALVDPLNQADETERTAGDDEVVVLPFTEALAEYGDVIEANFGSVLDPEHNYLTALSVALFTTGTFVYVPEGVDVEDVTVRAEMNSRSLFSQTLVVAEESSSVTILESIETGDAEVDDDRYFSNLVEVVAGENANVQFGSLQNLDADAYTYSLKRGVTDTYATIDWIESNFGSKLTRSDIETDLNGDGSESQIVGTFFGTDDQHFDINARVWHQAEQTTADLVTRGVLDDVARSVYEGVQDVGEDAWNTSSYQRENTLMLSDDAEADASPKLIIHNHDTEASHSATVGQVDAEDLFYLESRSIDSRTARNMLVEGFFVPVLEEIAVDEFRDDVEELVFERLQ
- a CDS encoding metal-dependent transcriptional regulator, whose translation is MNTADQYLKTIYVVQDEEDGPASTGSIADALGVSPASANEMIGKLEERGLAEHEKYKGVRLTDDGIVRARDALQTYCIIERFLANVLAVEDFQAEARELEAVIDDTVAERLDTIIDRQPECPDCFDPETDACACLEVAAAPVEPEQQ
- a CDS encoding DUF7346 family protein: MQTVRDGDGETYLLVKRSAESSRVRDPATGAERYVDNDDLRVVDGESPLATAASGVPEPVRRTLGAVRDDRSLGLLAVVVDEGPIAAIDLLDAADMCESDLHGALSEFRAAGLVDKAEVAGRRGYEATPVAVEALALLRGESADDE
- a CDS encoding ferritin family protein, yielding MSVSQRVASDDQLARLLQIGIVLEEVVEARTHRHYQQLDAELDEEVETLLADAAEESADHRERLEALIEGLGVDSVPFDEIESLVDARYGRTRPEDFDDVLYDQLCNEETAYKFYDDLIEAIEDSDAAFSIDRDELIATLTAIRDEEAEGVREVTEVMERR
- the sufB gene encoding Fe-S cluster assembly protein SufB — translated: MSSQQDDLKETDTEARFEFKKEEKSAFKSEKGLTEETVRVISEDKDEPEWMLERRLRALEQFQEMPMPTDWPGQPDLSEVDIDEIVPYIRPDIETRGGADSWEDLPEEIQDTFDKLGIPEAEKNALSGVGAQYESEIVYQNMQERWEEKGVIFCDMDKAVQEHEEIVREHFMTKCVPPSDNKFAALHGAIWSGGSFVYVPENTTVEMPVQAYFRMNSEGMGQFEHTLIIAEEGSEVHYIEGCSAPKYSAFNLHSGGVEVFVGEDAHVQYSTVQNWSKNTYNLNTKRAIAEKGGRMEWISGSMGSKATMLYPSTILKGRGASDNHITIAFAGEGQDIDTGAKVYHNAPNTKSTVESKSIAKDGGRTNYRGLVHIADGAENSSTAVECDALMFDNESTSDTMPYMEINESKVDVAHEATVGKIGDEDIFYLQSRGLDDDDAKQMIVSGFIEPITEELPIEYAVELNRLVELEMEGSLG